In one window of Streptomyces griseus subsp. griseus DNA:
- a CDS encoding SCO2322 family protein, producing MTRTSSALLRSPVAALLAVLLAASGTLLGAGGAQAAGYRYWSFWESDGKSWAYATQGPSLVRPDDGTVQGFRFAVSEDSADAHRPRHAPDFGAICASTPAKDGAKRVALVIDPGTAEDAPDGERPPAPRTACAQVAPDASSAEALASVAKPLRYDSSAMICAISGYPKTGCGEQVSGDGDGSGKPTDAPSPSSAPATDDGSGSGGGPSAGLLLGIGAVLLLGVAAVFQARRRR from the coding sequence GTGACACGCACCTCGTCGGCGCTGCTCCGGAGTCCGGTCGCCGCGCTCCTCGCCGTCCTCCTCGCCGCCTCGGGCACCCTGCTCGGGGCCGGTGGGGCGCAGGCCGCCGGGTATCGCTACTGGTCCTTCTGGGAGAGCGACGGCAAGAGCTGGGCGTACGCCACCCAGGGCCCGTCCCTCGTGCGCCCCGACGACGGTACGGTCCAGGGCTTCCGGTTCGCCGTCAGCGAGGACTCCGCCGATGCCCACCGGCCGCGCCACGCCCCCGACTTCGGAGCGATCTGCGCCTCCACCCCGGCGAAGGACGGCGCCAAGCGGGTCGCCCTGGTGATCGACCCCGGTACGGCGGAGGACGCCCCGGACGGGGAGAGGCCGCCCGCGCCGCGCACCGCCTGCGCCCAGGTCGCCCCGGACGCCAGCAGCGCGGAGGCGCTCGCCTCGGTGGCGAAGCCGCTGCGGTACGACAGCAGCGCGATGATCTGCGCGATCTCGGGCTACCCGAAGACGGGCTGCGGCGAGCAGGTCTCCGGGGACGGTGACGGCAGCGGGAAGCCCACCGACGCCCCCTCCCCCTCCTCCGCCCCGGCAACGGACGACGGGAGCGGCAGCGGCGGCGGCCCCTCCGCCGGTCTCCTCCTCGGGATCGGCGCCGTCCTGCTCCTCGGCGTCGCCGCCGTGTTCCAGGCCCGCCGGCGCCGATGA
- a CDS encoding energy-coupling factor transporter transmembrane component T, with the protein MTRSPGTARLLRRALHAPEAGRSNALPAGAWWLWALGLATAASRTTNPLLLGLLVGVAGYVVAARRTDAPWARSYGAFIKLGLFVVALRLVFSVFLGSQIPGSHTVLTLPEAPMPDWAQGVRIGGRVTAEQLVFSLYDGMKLATLLICVGAANSLANPARLLKSLPGALYEVGVAVVVAMTFAPNMVADVVRLRTARRLRGRPTGGVKAVAQIGLPVLEGALERSVAVAASMDARGYGRTAQVPPAVRHTTDVLTLGGLLGVCAGTYGLLAAQGAVYGLPVLLAGLVAAMAGLRLGGRRSVRTRYRPDRWGVRAWLVAGSGAVVAAAMIWAGSVDPEALHPGVVPLTAPVLPLWPAGAVLIGLVPALAAPVPPSPRGPEEHDPRGKEQA; encoded by the coding sequence ATGACCCGCTCCCCGGGGACGGCCCGGCTGCTCCGCCGTGCCCTGCACGCGCCCGAGGCGGGCCGCTCCAACGCGCTGCCCGCCGGAGCGTGGTGGCTGTGGGCTCTGGGGCTGGCCACCGCCGCCTCCCGGACCACCAACCCCCTGCTGCTCGGCCTGCTGGTCGGCGTGGCCGGATATGTGGTGGCGGCCCGGCGCACGGACGCACCCTGGGCCCGCTCGTACGGGGCGTTCATCAAGCTCGGCCTCTTCGTCGTGGCCCTGCGCCTGGTCTTCTCCGTCTTCCTCGGCTCGCAGATCCCGGGCTCGCACACCGTGCTGACGCTGCCCGAGGCGCCGATGCCCGACTGGGCGCAGGGGGTGCGGATCGGTGGCCGGGTCACGGCGGAGCAGCTGGTCTTCTCGCTCTACGACGGGATGAAGCTGGCCACCCTGCTGATCTGCGTCGGCGCGGCCAACTCGCTCGCCAACCCGGCCCGGCTGCTGAAGTCCCTGCCCGGTGCGCTGTACGAGGTCGGGGTCGCCGTCGTCGTCGCGATGACGTTCGCCCCGAACATGGTCGCCGATGTGGTCCGGCTGCGGACCGCGCGGCGGCTGCGGGGGCGGCCGACCGGTGGCGTCAAGGCGGTCGCGCAGATCGGACTGCCGGTGCTGGAAGGGGCGTTGGAGCGGTCGGTGGCGGTGGCCGCGTCGATGGACGCGCGGGGGTACGGGCGTACCGCCCAGGTCCCGCCCGCCGTCCGCCACACCACGGACGTGCTCACCCTCGGCGGGCTGCTCGGGGTGTGCGCCGGGACGTACGGGCTGCTCGCCGCGCAGGGGGCCGTGTACGGGCTGCCCGTTCTGCTGGCGGGGCTCGTCGCGGCGATGGCGGGGCTGCGGCTGGGCGGGCGGCGCTCGGTGCGGACCCGCTACCGGCCGGACCGGTGGGGGGTGCGGGCCTGGCTGGTGGCGGGGTCGGGAGCGGTGGTGGCGGCCGCGATGATCTGGGCGGGCTCGGTCGATCCGGAGGCGCTGCACCCCGGCGTCGTCCCGCTGACCGCGCCCGTGCTGCCGCTGTGGCCGGCGGGGGCTGTGCTGATCGGGCTGGTGCCCGCGCTGGCCGCCCCCGTACCGCCGTCCCCACGCGGCCCCGAAGAACACGACCCTCGCGGCAAGGAGCAGGCGTGA
- a CDS encoding ABC transporter ATP-binding protein — MIRFEQVSVRYDGTDRPTLSGVDLAVPEGELVLLVGPSGVGKSTFLGTVSGLVPHFTGGVLGGRVTVGGRDTRTHKPRELADLVGTVGQDPAAHFVTDTVEDELAYGMESLGLAPDVMRRRVEETLDLLGLAELRDRPIATLSGGQQQRVAIGSVLTPHPKVLVLDEPTSALDPAAAEEVLAVLQRLVHDLGTTVLMAEHRLERVVQYADQVVLLPAPGAAPVMGAPADMMALSPVRPPVAELGLLAGWDPLPLSVRDARRGAGDLRARLASASPPGPPLNANVSVVPPPVSPGLRPGRIARLLGRTKAVEAPGPADPVTRVESLGVRRGRIEALRRVTLTVAPGETVALMGRNGAGKSTLLGSLVGMVEPTSGSVRVGGLAPARTDPRAMIRRVGLVPQEPRDLLYADTVAAECAAADRDAGADAGTCRALVSELLPGVEDGTHPRDLSEGQRLALALALVLTARPPLLLLDEPTRGLDYAAKGRLVGVLRSLAAGGHAIVLATHDVELAAELAHRVVILADGEVVADGPTGRVVVSSPAFAPQTAKILAPQEWLTVSQVRGALEAGA, encoded by the coding sequence GTGATCAGGTTCGAGCAGGTCTCCGTGCGGTACGACGGGACGGACCGGCCCACCCTCTCCGGTGTCGATCTCGCGGTCCCGGAAGGGGAGTTGGTGCTGCTCGTCGGGCCGTCGGGGGTCGGCAAGTCGACGTTTCTCGGTACGGTCTCGGGGCTCGTGCCGCACTTCACGGGCGGGGTGCTGGGCGGCCGGGTCACGGTGGGCGGGCGGGACACCCGCACCCACAAGCCGCGTGAACTGGCCGATCTGGTGGGCACGGTGGGGCAGGACCCGGCGGCCCATTTCGTCACGGACACGGTCGAGGACGAACTCGCCTACGGCATGGAGTCGTTGGGCCTGGCGCCGGATGTGATGCGGCGGCGCGTGGAGGAGACGCTCGATCTGCTGGGCCTGGCCGAGCTGCGCGACCGGCCGATCGCGACGCTCTCGGGCGGCCAGCAGCAGCGGGTGGCGATCGGTTCGGTGCTGACCCCGCACCCCAAGGTGCTGGTCCTCGACGAGCCGACGTCCGCGCTGGACCCGGCGGCGGCCGAGGAGGTCCTGGCGGTGCTGCAACGGCTGGTGCACGACCTGGGGACGACCGTGCTGATGGCCGAGCACCGGCTGGAGCGGGTGGTGCAGTACGCGGACCAGGTCGTCCTGCTGCCCGCGCCGGGCGCCGCCCCGGTGATGGGCGCGCCCGCCGACATGATGGCCCTCTCGCCGGTCCGGCCGCCGGTGGCCGAGCTGGGGCTGCTGGCGGGGTGGGACCCGCTGCCGCTCTCCGTACGCGATGCCCGGCGGGGGGCCGGTGACCTGCGGGCCCGGCTGGCGTCGGCCTCGCCGCCGGGGCCTCCCCTGAACGCGAACGTGTCCGTCGTGCCCCCGCCCGTATCCCCCGGCCTCCGCCCCGGGCGGATCGCCCGGCTCCTGGGCCGTACGAAGGCCGTGGAAGCGCCCGGCCCCGCCGACCCCGTCACCCGGGTCGAGTCCCTCGGCGTGCGGCGTGGGCGGATCGAGGCGCTGCGGCGCGTCACGCTCACTGTGGCGCCCGGCGAGACCGTGGCGCTGATGGGCCGTAACGGGGCCGGGAAGTCCACGCTGCTGGGCTCCCTCGTCGGCATGGTGGAGCCCACCTCGGGTTCCGTGCGCGTCGGTGGCCTGGCCCCCGCCCGTACCGATCCGCGCGCCATGATCCGCCGCGTCGGCCTCGTCCCGCAGGAGCCGCGCGACCTGCTGTACGCGGACACCGTGGCCGCCGAGTGCGCCGCCGCCGACCGGGACGCGGGCGCGGACGCGGGCACCTGCCGGGCGCTGGTCTCCGAGCTGCTGCCGGGCGTCGAGGACGGTACGCATCCGCGCGACCTCTCCGAGGGGCAGCGGCTCGCCCTGGCCCTCGCGCTGGTGCTGACCGCCCGCCCGCCGCTGTTGCTGCTGGACGAGCCCACCCGGGGCCTGGACTACGCGGCGAAGGGGCGGCTCGTCGGCGTACTGCGGTCGCTGGCGGCCGGGGGCCACGCGATCGTCCTGGCCACGCACGATGTGGAGCTGGCGGCGGAGCTGGCCCACCGGGTGGTGATCCTCGCCGACGGGGAGGTCGTCGCGGACGGCCCGACCGGGCGGGTGGTCGTCTCCTCCCCCGCCTTCGCCCCGCAGACGGCGAAGATCCTGGCCCCGCAGGAGTGGCTGACGGTCTCCCAGGTGCGCGGCGCGCTGGAGGCGGGCGCGTGA
- a CDS encoding ECF transporter S component, producing the protein MSVTERARAPRPVRLGPKSVAALVLVSGVGVVAFGWPLLAGAGSGLAHAQDAPWLFAALLPLLVAVVVATISESGMDAKAVAMLGVLAAVGAALRPLGAGTAGLEPMFFLMVLSGRVLGPGFGFVLGSVTMFASALLTGGVGPWMPFQMLSMGWFTMGAGLLPGADRLRGRAELAMLAVYGSVAAFAYGTIMNLYGWTIIPGLGSGISFVAGDPLHENLVRFLAYCAATSLGWDLGRAVLTVVLTLTIGPTLLKALRRATRRAAFDARVGFEDDRSQEP; encoded by the coding sequence GTGAGCGTCACGGAGAGGGCGCGGGCTCCCCGGCCCGTGCGGCTCGGGCCGAAGTCGGTGGCCGCGCTGGTGCTGGTGAGCGGGGTCGGGGTGGTCGCCTTCGGGTGGCCGCTGCTGGCCGGTGCCGGGTCCGGGCTCGCGCATGCCCAGGACGCGCCGTGGCTGTTCGCCGCGCTGCTGCCGTTGCTGGTCGCGGTGGTGGTGGCGACGATCTCGGAGTCCGGGATGGACGCCAAGGCCGTCGCGATGCTCGGTGTGCTGGCGGCGGTCGGGGCCGCGCTGCGCCCGCTGGGGGCGGGGACGGCGGGGCTGGAGCCGATGTTCTTCCTGATGGTGCTGAGCGGACGGGTGCTGGGGCCCGGCTTCGGCTTCGTGCTCGGCTCGGTGACGATGTTCGCGTCCGCTCTGCTCACCGGCGGGGTGGGGCCGTGGATGCCGTTCCAGATGCTGTCGATGGGCTGGTTCACGATGGGCGCGGGGCTGCTGCCGGGCGCGGACCGGCTGCGTGGCCGGGCCGAGCTGGCGATGCTCGCGGTCTACGGGTCCGTGGCGGCGTTCGCGTACGGCACGATCATGAATCTGTACGGGTGGACGATCATCCCGGGGCTCGGCTCGGGCATCTCGTTCGTCGCGGGCGACCCGCTCCACGAGAACCTGGTGCGCTTCCTCGCCTACTGCGCGGCGACCTCGCTGGGGTGGGACCTGGGCCGGGCGGTGCTCACGGTCGTCCTGACGCTGACGATCGGCCCGACGCTGCTGAAGGCGTTGCGGCGGGCGACCCGGCGGGCGGCGTTCGACGCGCGCGTGGGGTTCGAGGACGACCGGTCGCAGGAGCCTTGA
- a CDS encoding steroid 3-ketoacyl-CoA thiolase — MAAEPVIVEAVRTPIGKRGGALANLHPAYLLGETYRELLGRTGIQADCVEQIVGGTVTHAGEQSMNPARNAWLAVGLPYETAATTVDCQCGSSQQASHMVANMVAAGVIDVGISCGVEAMSRVPLGSGSKHGPGKPWPDEWNVDLPNQFEAAERIARKRGLTRERVDALGLLSQQRAAAAWAEERFKRETYAVQVPTTEEEQAAGQGMWRLVDRDEGLRDTSLEALAGLKAVMPSAVHTAGNSSQISDGAAAILWSSKRMARALKLKPRARIVAQALVGSDPHFHLDGPIDATRAVLGKAGMSLKDIDVVEINEAFASVVLSWAQEFEADLDGLEKVNVNGGAIALGHPVGATGARLITTALHELERRDKEFALITMCAGGALATGTIIQRL; from the coding sequence ATGGCCGCGGAACCCGTCATCGTCGAAGCCGTACGCACTCCGATCGGCAAGCGCGGAGGCGCGCTCGCCAATCTGCACCCCGCCTACCTGCTGGGCGAGACCTACCGTGAACTTCTCGGCCGCACCGGCATCCAGGCCGACTGCGTCGAACAGATCGTCGGCGGCACCGTCACCCACGCCGGGGAGCAGTCCATGAACCCGGCCCGCAACGCCTGGCTGGCCGTCGGCCTGCCGTACGAGACCGCCGCCACCACCGTGGACTGCCAGTGCGGCTCCTCGCAGCAGGCCTCGCACATGGTCGCCAACATGGTCGCCGCCGGGGTCATCGACGTCGGCATCAGCTGCGGCGTCGAGGCCATGTCGCGGGTCCCGCTGGGCAGCGGCTCCAAACACGGGCCGGGCAAGCCCTGGCCCGACGAGTGGAACGTCGACCTGCCCAACCAGTTCGAGGCCGCCGAGCGCATCGCGCGCAAACGCGGCCTCACCCGCGAGCGGGTCGACGCCCTCGGCCTCCTCTCGCAGCAGCGGGCGGCCGCCGCCTGGGCCGAGGAGCGCTTCAAGCGCGAGACGTACGCCGTCCAGGTCCCCACCACCGAGGAGGAGCAGGCGGCCGGCCAGGGCATGTGGCGGCTCGTCGACCGGGACGAAGGGCTGCGGGACACCTCCCTGGAGGCGCTCGCGGGCCTGAAGGCGGTCATGCCGAGCGCCGTCCACACCGCCGGCAACTCCTCCCAGATATCCGACGGGGCCGCCGCCATCCTCTGGTCCTCGAAGCGGATGGCCCGCGCCCTGAAGCTCAAGCCCCGGGCCCGGATCGTCGCCCAGGCCCTCGTCGGCTCCGACCCGCACTTCCACCTGGACGGCCCGATCGACGCCACCCGGGCGGTGCTCGGCAAGGCGGGCATGTCGCTGAAGGACATCGACGTCGTCGAGATCAACGAGGCGTTCGCGTCGGTGGTGCTGAGCTGGGCCCAGGAGTTCGAGGCGGACCTCGACGGCCTGGAGAAGGTCAACGTCAACGGCGGCGCGATCGCGCTCGGCCACCCGGTCGGGGCGACGGGCGCCCGCCTGATCACGACGGCCCTGCACGAACTGGAACGCCGCGACAAGGAGTTCGCGCTCATCACGATGTGCGCGGGCGGGGCGCTGGCCACGGGGACGATCATCCAGCGGTTGTAG